The genomic DNA TCCTGGGACATCTTGGCCTGCTGACGGCTCACCAGGTCAGCCAGGGTCGTCTGATTCAACACTTCGTTCATCGCCCGTCCCATATCGTTCCAGACATCTCTGGTAGGGCAATAACGGGCCCGGTCGCATTTATCCGGGCTGTGGATACAGTCCACCGGCTCAATGGGGCCTTCCAGCAGACTGACCACTTCGCTCAGTTTTATGGCATCAGGGGACTTGGCCA from Dehalogenimonas sp. W includes the following:
- a CDS encoding Rrf2 family transcriptional regulator produces the protein MKLSTRARYGTRALLDLAQNYGDQVIPLKDIAKRQQISLSYLEHLVGPLVDARLVQSVRGAKGGLKLAKSPDAIKLSEVVSLLEGPIEPVDCIHSPDKCDRARYCPTRDVWNDMGRAMNEVLNQTTLADLVSRQQAKMSQDGDMYYI